The following coding sequences lie in one Methanopyrus sp. SNP6 genomic window:
- a CDS encoding 50S ribosomal protein L19e, protein MNLRPQRRMAAEILKCGVHKVWIDPERLEEVARAQTREDIRRLIKEGVIRKRPIKGQSRVRARKRHEQRKKGRQRGPGRRKGAKGARMPKKRAWIQRIRPIRRKLRELRDSGKIDRSTYRKLYMMAKGGYFRDTSHLLAYIEENDLWKK, encoded by the coding sequence ATGAACCTACGGCCCCAGCGTCGGATGGCGGCTGAGATACTCAAATGCGGTGTTCACAAGGTATGGATAGACCCGGAGAGGCTGGAAGAAGTCGCCCGAGCCCAGACTCGGGAGGACATCCGTCGACTCATCAAGGAAGGGGTTATCCGAAAGAGGCCGATCAAGGGACAATCCCGGGTGAGAGCCCGAAAGCGGCACGAACAGCGGAAGAAGGGGCGCCAGCGTGGTCCGGGTCGTCGGAAGGGAGCGAAGGGCGCACGGATGCCGAAGAAGCGCGCGTGGATCCAACGAATAAGGCCGATTAGGCGCAAGCTGCGGGAGCTCCGAGACTCCGGCAAGATCGACCGCAGCACGTATCGGAAGCTGTACATGATGGCGAAGGGAGGATACTTCCGCGACACCTCTCACCTGTTGGCGTACATCGAGGAGAACGACCTGTGGAAAAAGTAA
- a CDS encoding Era-like GTP-binding protein: MKEASVKEVPELDSRAFRIAVLGPENAGKSTLVNALMGREVTEVSEVPGTTKTVSGYRWTSREFPLYVFDTVGLADERGKRSKRGVRAEDVVEKLGRYDLALFVVDVTRRVGPETLRALHVIKYAADLETLLVANKIDLLDRGELEERLERIRERTGHRPVPVSALTGEGIGRLLREIERRVREKRRTLRVALGYR, translated from the coding sequence ATGAAGGAGGCCTCTGTGAAAGAGGTTCCGGAGCTGGACTCGCGGGCCTTTCGCATCGCCGTGTTGGGGCCTGAAAACGCCGGCAAGTCCACTCTGGTCAACGCGTTGATGGGGCGAGAGGTCACTGAAGTCTCCGAAGTCCCAGGTACCACGAAGACCGTCTCCGGTTACCGGTGGACGTCCCGCGAGTTCCCGCTGTATGTATTCGATACCGTCGGACTCGCCGACGAGCGGGGTAAGCGGAGTAAACGAGGTGTCCGTGCTGAAGACGTCGTTGAGAAGCTCGGCAGATACGATTTAGCGTTGTTCGTGGTCGACGTCACGAGGCGTGTAGGTCCCGAGACGCTCCGTGCACTCCACGTGATCAAGTACGCCGCCGATCTCGAGACGCTGCTCGTCGCGAACAAGATCGATCTTCTCGACCGCGGGGAACTTGAAGAACGGTTAGAACGCATCAGAGAGCGTACTGGTCACAGACCCGTCCCCGTGTCCGCCTTGACCGGTGAGGGCATCGGAAGGCTGCTCAGGGAGATCGAGCGTCGGGTTCGTGAAAAGCGACGAACGCTACGGGTCGCTCTGGGGTACCGGTAA
- a CDS encoding DUF1611 domain-containing protein: MLRSIDELAELNPFAVVGAGGGGEKFATLPTVEVVGIMDDDPSKVGTEIAGVKVTNDFDEAVEGASSVAIMLPKGAEHRALELAVESIRRGLNVVTSFRSLPLEDYPALVKLAESRGVKILELSPRLDVVREVAGDAPERCTEVVPKKDGPETEIPRVFVGGTSQECGKRTTTLKLAEGLEALGYTPATVATGEFATLEADVGFRAGSLSVMDVASAVAHAVDYVAEEKDADLIIVEGQSSLTERRNPHPRPLYLGILLGCAPDAVVVCHRPNHPFRYPRGVLAEVKALRAIVPDADLAAVCVNPRNLEEPFETYARKLRARIWRVTGEQVPVRNPVEEPEKLARDVIRTIEGTGRGGARC; this comes from the coding sequence GTGCTACGTTCGATCGATGAGCTCGCCGAGCTCAACCCGTTCGCCGTGGTGGGTGCCGGGGGCGGCGGGGAAAAGTTCGCGACCCTCCCAACGGTAGAAGTCGTTGGGATTATGGACGACGACCCGAGTAAGGTGGGAACGGAGATCGCCGGAGTGAAAGTCACGAACGACTTCGATGAGGCCGTCGAAGGAGCATCCTCCGTAGCGATCATGCTTCCAAAGGGTGCGGAACACAGGGCCCTCGAGCTAGCCGTGGAATCCATCCGCCGCGGCCTCAACGTAGTCACGTCCTTCAGGTCACTTCCGCTCGAGGACTACCCTGCGCTAGTGAAGCTGGCTGAGTCGAGAGGCGTCAAGATCCTCGAGCTGAGCCCCAGGTTGGACGTCGTGCGTGAGGTGGCCGGGGATGCTCCAGAACGCTGTACTGAGGTAGTGCCCAAGAAGGACGGGCCTGAAACGGAGATACCTCGCGTGTTCGTTGGTGGAACCTCCCAAGAGTGTGGAAAACGTACGACGACCCTTAAGTTAGCGGAAGGACTCGAGGCGTTAGGCTATACTCCAGCTACGGTAGCCACGGGAGAGTTCGCGACGCTCGAAGCGGACGTGGGGTTTCGAGCGGGTTCTCTCTCCGTCATGGACGTAGCTTCCGCTGTAGCTCACGCCGTCGACTACGTCGCCGAGGAGAAAGACGCCGACTTGATCATTGTAGAGGGACAGTCTTCACTCACCGAACGTCGTAACCCACACCCACGGCCCCTCTACCTAGGGATATTACTCGGATGTGCTCCGGACGCGGTGGTAGTGTGCCACCGCCCGAACCACCCGTTCCGGTACCCTCGTGGGGTTCTGGCTGAAGTCAAGGCCCTTCGGGCGATAGTCCCCGACGCGGACCTCGCGGCGGTGTGCGTGAACCCGAGGAACTTGGAGGAGCCCTTCGAGACGTACGCTCGTAAACTACGTGCTAGAATATGGCGGGTTACAGGAGAGCAGGTTCCAGTGAGGAATCCCGTCGAGGAACCCGAGAAACTGGCACGGGACGTGATCCGCACTATCGAGGGGACCGGTCGGGGCGGGGCACGATGTTAG
- a CDS encoding AAA family ATPase, with product MARSTIVLIGGASGVGTSTIAREVARRLNITHLIETDHLREVLRGAIDKKYAPVLHMSSYNAYRALRIPDHMVPKKFRDRVIAGFVEHASMVKPAIDMVIKRAVEDASDLVIEGVHLVPGLVHPEDYQYADVHMVILYADEEEHRERFVKRAMEKGRGGRHLEYFRQIRIIHDFLLEAADEHGIPTIKNDDIDRTVSEVLSVVRSVSVVIKSVHNLEDSIREAEIIRENNCRLIDIGFPIPGKRDVIKVSFRRDPVDEWEEILNNEESQQYFKHLYSASNNVHYHKISAPDEESLHRAIEKLRMEGFKVEELRSGDVREVGKEDREG from the coding sequence ATGGCTAGATCCACGATCGTGCTGATCGGTGGCGCTTCAGGCGTTGGGACGTCCACGATCGCCCGTGAGGTCGCGAGGAGACTCAACATCACGCACCTTATCGAGACGGATCACCTCCGAGAGGTTCTCCGTGGAGCGATCGACAAAAAGTACGCCCCTGTGCTTCATATGTCTTCCTACAACGCCTATCGTGCGCTCAGAATTCCTGACCACATGGTTCCAAAGAAGTTCCGAGACCGAGTCATCGCCGGTTTCGTGGAGCACGCCTCAATGGTGAAGCCTGCTATCGACATGGTGATCAAGAGGGCGGTCGAGGACGCTAGTGACCTTGTGATCGAAGGCGTCCACCTCGTACCGGGCCTCGTACATCCGGAAGACTACCAGTACGCCGACGTCCACATGGTTATACTCTATGCGGACGAGGAGGAGCACCGTGAGCGGTTCGTGAAGCGTGCCATGGAAAAGGGTCGTGGAGGCCGACATCTCGAGTACTTCCGTCAGATCCGAATTATTCACGACTTCCTTCTTGAAGCGGCGGACGAGCACGGCATACCCACTATCAAGAACGATGATATCGACCGTACGGTCAGCGAGGTGCTGTCCGTGGTCCGAAGTGTCAGTGTAGTAATCAAATCCGTCCATAATCTGGAAGATTCTATTCGGGAGGCCGAAATCATACGAGAGAACAACTGCAGGTTAATAGACATTGGTTTCCCCATCCCAGGTAAGCGTGATGTGATCAAAGTATCCTTCAGAAGGGACCCAGTTGACGAATGGGAAGAAATTTTGAACAACGAGGAATCACAGCAATACTTCAAACATCTTTACTCCGCATCGAATAACGTACATTATCATAAAATCTCCGCTCCAGACGAGGAGTCACTACATCGTGCTATCGAGAAGCTTCGAATGGAAGGATTTAAGGTAGAAGAGCTACGGTCGGGGGACGTGCGCGAGGTTGGGAAAGAAGATAGGGAAGGGTAA
- a CDS encoding ZPR1 zinc finger domain-containing protein, whose amino-acid sequence MGKKIGKGNRETHEMKYRMEFSYLECPVCGEKALMVHGRIDEIPHFGRVLEQFIHCKTCGYRRSDVMCLEDRKPAEYRYRVNSPEDLRVRVVRSPSGFVEIPELGVEVKPGPAAQGFVSNIEGLLRRIRERVETAARWADNEESKKRAEEILRRMDAAVSGEDEITIVLKDPYGHSAILPEQDDKLEVRELDEEEAEELRTRIFRPMVPSGEYSN is encoded by the coding sequence TTGGGAAAGAAGATAGGGAAGGGTAACCGCGAAACCCACGAAATGAAGTACAGGATGGAGTTCTCCTACTTAGAGTGTCCGGTGTGTGGAGAGAAGGCGCTGATGGTGCACGGAAGAATAGATGAGATACCACACTTCGGGCGAGTCCTCGAGCAGTTCATTCATTGTAAGACGTGCGGGTATCGGCGCTCCGATGTCATGTGTCTGGAGGATCGGAAACCTGCGGAGTATCGGTACCGGGTTAATTCACCCGAGGATCTTCGCGTTCGAGTGGTCCGCTCACCTTCAGGTTTCGTTGAAATACCAGAGCTCGGGGTCGAGGTCAAGCCAGGTCCCGCCGCTCAGGGTTTCGTGTCCAACATCGAGGGATTGCTGAGGAGAATCCGAGAACGCGTGGAAACCGCCGCCAGGTGGGCGGATAACGAGGAGTCCAAGAAGCGGGCGGAAGAAATTCTACGCAGGATGGATGCGGCGGTTTCAGGAGAGGACGAGATCACGATCGTGCTGAAGGATCCTTACGGTCACTCGGCTATCCTCCCCGAGCAGGACGACAAGCTCGAGGTGCGGGAGTTGGACGAGGAGGAGGCCGAGGAACTCCGCACCAGGATATTCCGCCCGATGGTGCCCTCCGGGGAATATTCTAATTAG
- the sepF gene encoding cell division protein SepF, with translation MRRIFGEGENSKGPMLEDFLEEEEEERSQHPKVTIVVSRVQEPSDLEDLMNELYQGNVLILDVKPLLDRDGHEDIIQELKRTAVSLGGFVGVIKDTVLLVTSDSVDIERRG, from the coding sequence TTGAGAAGGATCTTTGGTGAGGGGGAGAACTCGAAAGGCCCCATGCTTGAGGACTTCCTTGAGGAAGAAGAGGAAGAGAGGTCTCAGCACCCCAAAGTTACGATAGTGGTATCTCGGGTTCAGGAGCCGTCGGATCTGGAGGACTTGATGAACGAGCTTTACCAAGGGAACGTGCTGATACTGGATGTCAAACCCCTCCTCGATCGCGATGGTCATGAGGATATTATCCAAGAACTCAAGCGCACCGCGGTGAGTCTTGGTGGATTCGTCGGGGTGATTAAGGACACCGTACTGCTGGTAACTTCCGATAGTGTTGACATCGAGAGGCGGGGCTGA
- a CDS encoding 50S ribosomal protein L18 — protein MATGPRYRVPFRRRREGKTNYYKRRELIKADAPRLVARKTLNHNIAQIVDFAPQGDVTLASAHSIELRNKFGWKGHCGNTPAAYLTGYLCGLRALERGIERAVIDIGLHRPVRGSRVFAMLKGALDAGMDIPHGEEVLPPEDRIRGEHIANMARQIKEEDPEEYERRFSKYLERGLKPEELPEHFEEVKSKIEEEFGGA, from the coding sequence TTGGCCACGGGTCCCAGGTATCGGGTTCCGTTCAGAAGGCGTCGCGAGGGTAAGACCAACTACTACAAGCGACGTGAGCTAATCAAGGCCGACGCTCCGCGCCTAGTGGCCAGAAAGACGCTCAACCACAACATCGCCCAGATCGTCGACTTCGCCCCGCAGGGTGACGTCACACTGGCTTCGGCCCACTCCATCGAGCTGCGCAACAAATTCGGCTGGAAGGGACACTGCGGGAACACACCGGCGGCATATCTGACGGGTTACTTGTGCGGTCTCCGAGCGCTTGAACGTGGCATCGAGCGAGCGGTGATCGACATAGGACTCCACCGACCCGTGCGGGGCTCCAGAGTGTTCGCCATGTTGAAGGGGGCCCTGGACGCCGGCATGGACATACCGCATGGGGAGGAAGTGCTCCCACCGGAGGACAGGATTCGTGGTGAGCACATCGCCAACATGGCCCGACAGATCAAGGAAGAGGACCCGGAGGAATATGAGCGCAGGTTCTCCAAGTACCTCGAACGCGGTCTGAAGCCGGAAGAACTCCCGGAACACTTCGAGGAAGTAAAGTCCAAAATCGAGGAGGAGTTCGGCGGCGCGTAG